In a genomic window of Curtobacterium flaccumfaciens pv. betae:
- a CDS encoding DUF4396 domain-containing protein: MTELVLQDFPAALNVVCSALLVVAVGCAVFVAVDVVRRPPQMRVMAFVWPLTMLFGSVVWLVFYLRRGRATAPGHGRWAGTVIDTSHCGAGCALGDLIGEFGLAAFPALGVAVGLGALYQDRMIAGWIVDFVIAFVLGIVFQYFAIAPMRGLGVRAGLVAALKADALSIIAWQVGMYGLMAVWQLVVFPALVGGRASVFSPEFWVAMQLAMVAGFVCSYPVNVWLVRRGIKEAM, from the coding sequence GTGACGGAACTGGTGCTGCAGGACTTCCCGGCCGCCCTGAACGTGGTGTGCTCCGCGCTGCTCGTGGTCGCCGTGGGCTGTGCCGTGTTCGTGGCGGTCGACGTGGTGCGTCGGCCGCCGCAGATGCGCGTCATGGCGTTCGTGTGGCCGCTCACGATGCTCTTCGGCAGCGTCGTGTGGCTCGTCTTCTACCTGCGTCGGGGGCGGGCGACGGCGCCCGGCCACGGACGGTGGGCGGGCACAGTGATCGACACGAGCCACTGCGGGGCCGGGTGCGCCCTCGGTGACCTGATCGGCGAGTTCGGGCTCGCGGCGTTCCCGGCGCTCGGGGTGGCGGTCGGCCTGGGCGCGCTCTACCAGGACCGGATGATCGCCGGGTGGATCGTCGACTTCGTCATCGCGTTCGTGCTCGGCATCGTGTTCCAGTACTTCGCCATCGCGCCGATGCGGGGCCTCGGCGTCCGGGCCGGGCTCGTCGCCGCGCTCAAGGCCGACGCGCTGTCGATCATCGCGTGGCAGGTGGGCATGTACGGATTGATGGCGGTGTGGCAGCTCGTCGTGTTCCCGGCACTCGTCGGCGGGCGCGCGAGCGTCTTCTCGCCGGAGTTCTGGGTGGCGATGCAGCTGGCGATGGTGGCCGGCTTCGTCTGCTCGTACCCCGTGAACGTGTGGCTGGTGCGTCGGGGCATCAAGGAGGCCATGTGA
- a CDS encoding sugar porter family MFS transporter codes for MVDIKPTAPTVALPPLGTGPHRRRLGVLALVATFGGLLFGYDTGVINGALNPMKAELGLTNFTEGVVTSSLLFGAAIGAMLGGRIADGWGRRKTIILLAVTFFVGTLICVFAPTFEVIVVGRVLLGLAVGGASTVVPVFLAELAPYEIRGSLSGRNELMIVIGQLAAFVVNAIIGNVWGEGNGVWRVMLAVCALPAIALFVGMLRVPESPRWLASKDRYDEALSVLEQVRTTDRARAELDDIKRSNDLEAKVERVSGWHTLRGNKWLIRIVLIGAGLGVAQQLTGINSIMYYGQTVLIESGFQASAALIANIAPGVIAVVGGVIALYNMEKINRRTTLILGFTLTTICHFLIGIASVALPEGNPARPWVILFLVVAFVGSMQTFLNIAVWVVLSEIFPTQIRALGMGISVFCLWIANAFLGLYFPTIVAATGITGTFFGFGVVGLLALLFIWKFVPESRGRTLEEVEEGVTTGNIFTVPVKASRR; via the coding sequence ATGGTCGACATCAAACCGACAGCCCCGACTGTCGCACTGCCCCCGTTGGGGACCGGGCCGCACCGCCGACGACTCGGCGTGCTGGCCCTCGTCGCCACGTTCGGCGGGTTGCTCTTCGGGTACGACACCGGTGTCATCAACGGTGCCCTGAACCCGATGAAGGCGGAGCTCGGCCTCACGAACTTCACCGAGGGCGTGGTCACCAGCTCGCTGCTCTTCGGCGCCGCGATCGGCGCCATGCTCGGCGGCCGCATCGCCGACGGCTGGGGTCGTCGCAAGACCATCATCCTGCTCGCCGTCACGTTCTTCGTCGGCACGCTGATCTGCGTGTTCGCGCCGACGTTCGAGGTCATCGTCGTCGGTCGTGTGCTCCTCGGCCTCGCGGTGGGTGGCGCGTCCACGGTGGTGCCGGTGTTCCTCGCCGAACTCGCGCCGTACGAGATCCGCGGGTCGCTGTCCGGCCGCAACGAGCTCATGATCGTGATCGGTCAGCTCGCCGCGTTCGTGGTCAACGCGATCATCGGCAACGTGTGGGGTGAGGGCAACGGCGTGTGGCGCGTCATGCTGGCCGTCTGTGCGCTCCCCGCGATCGCGCTGTTCGTCGGGATGCTCCGGGTGCCGGAGTCGCCGCGGTGGCTCGCGTCGAAGGACCGCTACGACGAGGCGCTCTCGGTCCTCGAGCAGGTCCGGACCACCGATCGGGCCCGTGCCGAGCTCGACGACATCAAGCGGAGCAACGACCTCGAAGCGAAGGTCGAGCGCGTCAGCGGTTGGCACACGCTGCGCGGGAACAAGTGGCTCATCCGCATCGTGCTCATCGGTGCCGGGCTCGGCGTCGCGCAGCAGCTCACCGGCATCAACTCGATCATGTACTACGGCCAGACCGTGCTCATCGAGTCCGGGTTCCAGGCGTCGGCAGCCCTCATCGCGAACATCGCCCCCGGCGTGATCGCCGTGGTCGGTGGCGTCATCGCGCTGTACAACATGGAGAAGATCAACCGCCGCACGACGCTGATCCTCGGGTTCACGCTGACGACGATCTGCCACTTCCTCATCGGCATCGCGTCGGTGGCGCTGCCCGAGGGCAACCCGGCTCGCCCGTGGGTCATCCTGTTCCTGGTCGTCGCGTTCGTCGGCTCGATGCAGACCTTCCTCAACATCGCGGTGTGGGTCGTGCTGTCCGAGATCTTCCCCACCCAGATCCGTGCGCTCGGCATGGGCATCTCGGTGTTCTGCCTCTGGATCGCGAACGCGTTCCTCGGGCTGTACTTCCCGACGATCGTCGCAGCGACCGGCATCACCGGGACCTTCTTCGGGTTCGGGGTCGTCGGGCTGCTGGCGCTGCTCTTCATCTGGAAGTTCGTGCCGGAGAGCCGCGGTCGCACCCTCGAAGAGGTCGAAGAGGGCGTCACCACCGGCAACATCTTCACCGTCCCCGTGAAGGCGTCGCGCCGCTAG
- the pgi gene encoding glucose-6-phosphate isomerase, with amino-acid sequence MTESAPVDPTSTEGWKKLDSIAAGFTPDLRGWFDSDPGRAEQYTFQAADLTVDLSKGLVTDEILAALLQVAKDTGVAERFQAMLAGEHINVTEDRAVLHTALRRPKATEGLVPAAPLTVDGQDVDADVHATLDKVYGFAEQVRSGAWTGVTGKRIETVVNIGIGGSDLGPVMVYEALKPYVQPGLEARFVSNIDPADIYEKTADLDPETTLFIVASKTFGTLETLTNARLARQWLWEKLGLTDAADDEKKNAVAKHFVAVSTALDKVEAFGIDPENAFGFWDWVGGRYSVDSAIGTSVVIAIGKENWEQFLAGFHAIDEHVRTTPLEQNVPVLMGLLNVWYTNFLGAQSHAVLPYTQYLHRFAAYLQQLTMESNGKRVRWDGSPVTTETGEVFWGEPGTNGQHAFYQLIHQGTRLIPADFITVANPARPLKDETGDGKGVAPGTDVHTLFLANFFAQTKALAFGKSADEVRAEGTTDEGIVAARTFPGNKPTTSIIAPELTPSVLGQLIALYEHIVFTEGTIWGIDSFDQWGVELGKQLALQVTPAVEGDQAALDAQDPSTKALIAKYLELRK; translated from the coding sequence GTGACCGAATCCGCTCCCGTCGACCCCACATCGACCGAAGGCTGGAAGAAGCTCGACAGCATCGCTGCCGGCTTCACCCCGGACCTGCGAGGGTGGTTCGACAGCGACCCCGGTCGTGCCGAGCAGTACACCTTCCAGGCGGCCGACCTGACCGTCGACCTGTCCAAGGGCCTGGTGACCGACGAGATCCTCGCCGCGCTGCTGCAGGTCGCGAAGGACACCGGCGTCGCCGAACGCTTCCAGGCGATGCTCGCCGGTGAGCACATCAACGTCACCGAGGACCGCGCCGTGCTGCACACCGCGCTCCGCCGCCCGAAGGCGACCGAGGGCCTCGTGCCGGCGGCACCCCTGACCGTCGACGGCCAGGACGTCGACGCCGACGTGCACGCCACGCTCGACAAGGTCTACGGCTTCGCCGAGCAGGTCCGCAGCGGCGCCTGGACCGGTGTCACCGGCAAGCGCATCGAGACCGTCGTCAACATCGGCATCGGTGGCTCCGACCTCGGCCCGGTCATGGTCTACGAGGCACTCAAGCCCTACGTCCAGCCCGGCCTCGAAGCCCGCTTCGTCTCGAACATCGACCCGGCGGACATCTACGAGAAGACCGCGGACCTGGACCCCGAGACCACGCTCTTCATCGTCGCGTCGAAGACCTTCGGCACGCTCGAGACCCTGACGAACGCGCGTCTCGCCCGCCAGTGGCTGTGGGAGAAGCTCGGCCTGACCGACGCCGCCGACGACGAGAAGAAGAACGCCGTCGCCAAGCACTTCGTCGCCGTCTCCACCGCGCTCGACAAGGTCGAGGCGTTCGGCATCGACCCCGAGAACGCCTTCGGCTTCTGGGACTGGGTGGGCGGCCGCTACTCGGTCGACTCGGCCATCGGCACGAGCGTCGTGATCGCCATCGGCAAGGAGAACTGGGAGCAGTTCCTCGCCGGCTTCCACGCCATCGACGAGCACGTCCGCACCACGCCGCTCGAGCAGAACGTCCCCGTCCTGATGGGCCTGCTCAACGTCTGGTACACGAACTTCCTCGGAGCGCAGAGCCACGCGGTCCTGCCGTACACGCAGTACCTGCACCGCTTCGCCGCGTACCTGCAGCAGCTCACGATGGAGTCGAACGGCAAGCGCGTCCGCTGGGACGGCTCGCCCGTCACCACCGAGACCGGCGAGGTCTTCTGGGGTGAGCCCGGCACGAACGGCCAGCACGCGTTCTACCAGCTCATCCACCAGGGCACCCGCCTGATCCCGGCCGACTTCATCACGGTCGCCAACCCGGCCCGTCCGCTGAAGGACGAGACCGGCGACGGCAAGGGCGTCGCGCCCGGCACCGACGTGCACACGCTGTTCCTGGCGAACTTCTTCGCGCAGACCAAGGCGCTCGCGTTCGGCAAGAGCGCCGACGAGGTCCGCGCCGAGGGCACCACGGACGAAGGCATCGTCGCGGCGCGCACGTTCCCCGGCAACAAGCCGACCACGTCGATCATCGCGCCGGAGCTCACCCCGAGCGTCCTCGGCCAGCTCATCGCCCTGTACGAGCACATCGTGTTCACCGAGGGCACGATCTGGGGCATCGACTCGTTCGACCAGTGGGGTGTGGAGCTCGGCAAGCAGCTGGCGCTGCAGGTCACGCCGGCCGTCGAGGGCGACCAGGCCGCGCTCGACGCGCAGGACCCGTCGACCAAGGCGCTCATCGCGAAGTACCTGGAGCTGCGGAAGTAG